In the Carassius gibelio isolate Cgi1373 ecotype wild population from Czech Republic chromosome B24, carGib1.2-hapl.c, whole genome shotgun sequence genome, one interval contains:
- the pcmtd1 gene encoding protein-L-isoaspartate O-methyltransferase domain-containing protein 1: MGGAVSAGEDNDDLIDNLKDAQYIRTDRVEQAFRAIDRGDYYLDGYRENAYKDLAWKHGNIHLSAPCIYSEVMEALKLQQGLSFLNLGSGTGYLSTMVGLIIGPFGVNHGVELHKDVVEYAKERLDDFIKNSDSFDRFEFCEPHFVVGNCLEISSDSHQYDRIYCGAGVQKDHENYMKILLKVGGILVMPIEDQLTQITRTGQSSWESKNILAVSFAPLVPQSRTDGCKPEAVVLPPLSVRSLQDLARIYIRRTLRNLTNEEQPANNNTQRSSQKRKRRRCRRRRRRINTYVFVGNQLIPQPMDSEEDECIEEESKEEEQEKDTEPVKPEEPRVNHLRDKILSLPLPESLKAYLLFYREK, from the exons ATGGGGGGAGCAGTGAGTGCTGGCGAAGACAATGACGATTTGATAGACAACCTGAAGGATGCCCAGTACATCCGCACAGACCGCGTGGAGCAGGCCTTTAGGGCCATAGACCGTGGAGATTATTACCTGGACGGCTACAGAGAAAATGCCTACAAGGATCTGGCGTGGAAGCACGGGAATATACACCTGTCAGCGCCGTGTATCTACTCTGAGGTGATGGAAGCCCTGAAACTCCAGCAGGGTTTGTCTTTCCTGAACCTCGGCAGCGGCACGGGGTACCTGAGCACCATGGTGGGCCTGATCATAG GTCCGTTTGGGGTAAATCATGGCGTTGAGCTACACAAGGATGTGGTGGAATATGCAAAAGAAAGACTGGATGACTTCATTAAAAACAGCGACAGCTTTGACAG GTTTGAGTTCTGTGAACCACACTTTGTGGTGGGGAATTGTCTGGAGATTTCCTCAGACAGTCACCAGTACGACCGCATCTACTGCGGCGCTGGAGTTCAGAAGGACCACGAGAACTACATGAAGATCCTGCTGAAAGTCGGAGGCATTTTGGTCATGCCGATAGAGGATCAG CTGACTCAGATCACCAGAACCGGTCAGAGCTCCTGGGAGAGTAAGAATATCCTGGCCGTGTCATTTGCTCCTCTTGTTCCGCAGAGCAGGACAGACGGCTGCAAGCCTGAAGCTGTGGTGCTCC CGCCGCTGTCCGTGAGGAGTCTTCAGGACCTGGCGCGGATCTATATCCGCCGTACCCTCCGCAACCTGACCAACGAGGAGCAACCGGCCAACAACAACACACAGCGATCGTCCCAGAAGCGCAAACGCAGACGCTGTCGCCGTCGCCGCCGCCGCATCAACACCTACGTGTTCGTGGGCAACCAGCTGATTCCTCAACCCATGGACAGCGAGGAGGATGAATGCATCGAGGAGGAGAGCAAAGAGGAGGAGCAGGAGAAAGACACTGAGCCGGTTAAACCTGAGGAGCCACGGGTCAACCATCTGAGAGACAAAATCCTGAGTCTGCCGCTGCCCGAGTCGCTGAAGGCGTACCTGCTGTTCTACCGCGAGAAATAA